The following are encoded together in the Clostridia bacterium genome:
- a CDS encoding holo-ACP synthase, translated as MDDEHKYHNPAQACLKGCYMIKGIGTDIIEIDRVKAAVLRRPKLLERIFTGEELRYCLSKPNPWPSLAARFAAKEAARKALGVGMGAFAWQNIEVIKQGNQAPALQLSGKGLFYAKQLGITHWHVSLSHNHSTAVAFVIAEGREQEEGQCS; from the coding sequence ATGGATGACGAACATAAATACCATAACCCGGCGCAAGCCTGCCTCAAGGGGTGTTATATGATCAAGGGTATAGGGACCGACATCATTGAAATAGACCGGGTCAAAGCCGCTGTCTTGCGGCGTCCGAAATTGCTGGAAAGAATCTTTACCGGTGAGGAACTAAGGTACTGTTTGTCCAAGCCCAATCCCTGGCCTTCCCTAGCGGCCAGGTTTGCCGCCAAGGAGGCCGCCAGGAAAGCCCTGGGAGTAGGGATGGGCGCTTTTGCCTGGCAAAACATTGAGGTAATTAAGCAAGGTAATCAGGCACCGGCTTTACAGTTGTCCGGTAAGGGCCTCTTTTATGCAAAGCAGCTAGGCATCACCCACTGGCACGTATCCCTAAGTCACAATCATTCAACGGCGGTGGCTTTTGTCATCGCCGAAGGGAGAGAACAGGAGGAAGGTCAATGTTCTTAG